The genomic DNA TCCTGGCAAATGCGTAATGCGATGGGGGAGCACCCCCGAAGATGAGAATGTCTATGGACGGATCAATGCGATGCCTGGATTTCTGGGCGGTGAGTATAATATGGCCGGGATAAAGTGGATTGGCAGCGGCCCCATGAACTATAAAAAGGGTTTACCTCGAGCCAGCGTTACAATCATACTCAACGACCCTGATACGAAGTTGCCTGTTTGCGTTGCGGATGGTACCGAAGTAAGCGCCAAACGAACCGGTGCCTCGGGCGGTGTAGCCATTAAGTTGCTTTCGCGTGAGGATTCCTCTGTTATGACTATTTGCGGTGCTGGTGCCCAGGGGCGTACTCAACTGGAGGCGGCGCTCCTTGTGCGGCCTAGTATCAAAACCGTCTATGTTTATGACATACTGTCAGAGAATTCTCAGCGATTTGCAGATGAAGCAAAATCACAATATGCCAACGTTTCGGTGATCCCTGTCAATAGTCCCGAGCAGGCGATCCGCGAGAGCGATATAACCGTTTGTGTAACGTTGGCGAATGAGCCGATTGTTTCTTCCGAGTGGCTAAAAAAAGGATCTCTACTGATGAACATGGCTGACTACGAGGTTACCTATGACTGTGTGAGCAAAGCAGACAAAATTGTGGTAGATAACTGGGAAACCATTAAGCACCGTATGATTAGTACTGTTGCCATGATGTGGAAAGATGGAATTATTAAAGATCAAGATATAGACGCTCAACTTGGCGAGATTCTAACCGGCTCCAAATCTGGTCGTGAGAACAATGATCAAATAATCTATTTTAACGCTGTAGGCACCGGCATTTTGGACCTTGCCGTTGCGACGCGATGCTATCGCAAGGCGGTAGAGTTAGGTAAGGGTACCACAGTTCCCTATTGGGAATAAACCACTATGAGAACAGGTATGTACTTCAAGTTTGACCATTTTACATTGTAACAAACACTTTTTACAAATTGCGTTCAACCTGAACTATTTATCCTTGTGCATATATAGACAAATGCAAATTGCCATCAGCTTATGCTGAAGGCAATTTGCATTCTAGTAAATAATAAAGCATACTTTTCAATTTGTATGAAACAGTCTGGATGCTACTCATTACTCCGCAACGCCCACCGCATTACTGGGTAGTGGTGTTTCAGTGTTCGTAGGTAAAGGATAGATTAACTCTATAAAATTACCGAGGTAACAAACCCCTGCGCGTATCTTACACCTGTAACTTACTTCTAGTGGGAGGCATCATCTTCGGCGCAACTTTCGAATTCCTGATTTGTTTGCCACAACGTCCTCCCAACATTCTGGCGTTTGGTAGTTCCAAGCGTGATAGTAGCTACCGTAATTCTCATCTGCTGAGTTGCCTTAAATATTTGTTGTTTCCACCTTTTCTGGACTCTACTTTAAAACCATCTGGTTTCCGCAGGTGCTCGGTACAGCAGGGCATGAAAGGGGAGAAGGCAAGCTGGGTTTCATCGCTTAGAGAACATGGTGAATGATTTTAGGTTTATAACAAACAAAAGCCGCTACACAAGTAAGTGTAGCGGCTAAATCATGTTTTCGTAATAATTGAATTTATAATATAAACTCTTTCGCCCACTCTTGCAATTCATTTATAAATCTCGCCAAATGAAAACCATCGCAAACAGCATGATGAACTTGAATAGATAATGGTAGTAATACCTTTTGGTTATCAGAAAAATATTTTCCCATTGTAAAGATTGGGGGGAAATAGTCATATCCCTTTTGCAAATTCAGATTAAAACCAGTAAACGAAACCCAAGGAATACACGAAACAGTAAACAGATTATTTTCTTGTGTGGGCTTTGAAGTCGTTGCCCTTCCATTGCCATAAGAATTCATGTCATGAAGATAGTGGTCGTAGAACAACTTGAAGTTCTCGTTATACTCCGTCCAAACATCAGTAATGCTTTCTGTCTCATCATGAAAAACAGTAAAACAGGGATTGGTTTTTTCATAGTAACCAATATTACCGTCTTCGTCTGTTGCCATACGAAATTCACGATGAAGATTCACAATATGAGCGATACCATAAAGAATAACAGGGAAAACCTTCAACTGTTTGTCCTTTATTTGTTTTAGCAGTTTTGTTATATCAATGTTAACACACATGCTGTATGTGCACGGTATATTAGCTGAATAGTGCTTGAAAGCATCGGCTCGTTTCCAGTTTTGTATATCAATTTTATTAAAATTCATGTTTATTTGCCTCCTAAATACTGTTTGATAGTGTTTAGGAGGCTTGCTTGTTTGTATCTACCATTTTTACCTCCACAAATATGAACCCATCTTATCGGTGATATTTTTCTACCACCGTTTAGAAATGATTTTACACGGTGTAGTATTTTTGTGTTTATTTTAACATAGCAAAGCAATTGCTTCAACTAATTTAATGTGAACAATATTTACTATCACATTTCGCTTTTTTAGTGCCAGATAGAATGGCTCCATGAGGGCATATGCTTTTACACTCGCCACACCGAATACACTCTGTACTATTAATGTTTTTCGTGATTTGCACATTCATTTTACAGTTTTTCTCACAAAGCTTACAACCTGTACATTTTACTTTGTCAACGGTCATCTGATAAAAACTAAATTTGTTAAACAGTGCGTACATTGCTCCGAGGGGACAAAGATATTTGCAAAAGGGACGATAAACAACAATGCAAGAGAGCAAAATCACAATCAATATGCTCAATTTCCAAAAGAACAAGCCGCCGATGGTGTTTTTTAATTCTTCATTCATTGTCAGCAATGGAATACCACCCTCTAACGTTCCGGCAGGACAAATAAGCTTGCAAAAGAAAGGGTTTCCCATACCGTATTGATTTGTAATGATTATCGGTAAAGCAATAACAAATACAATCAGAATAACATATTTCATATAGCGCATCGGCTTATCAATTCGGCTTGGAATTTTAAGCTTTGGAGATTTAATTTTATAAAGCAAGTCTTGCACAAATCCAAATGGGCATAAAAAGCCACAAATAAGGCGACCGAACAAAATGCCAAATAGCATAATAAATCCTATAATATAAAATGAAAACTTAAAGTTGCGATCACCTAACACCGCCTGCAATCCCCCTATGGGGCATGAACCGAGTGCACCGGGGCAAGAGTAGCAATTAAGAACTGGCACACAAAATAGCTTAGTCCTACCAGTAAATATTTTTCCATTTGCAAATCCGGCAGCATATCCATTTATTAAAACAGTAGCAATAAGCTGTGTGATGTGCCGTTTATTCGCTTTCTTTTTCATCAACCAATTCCTATACACTCAAGGCAAACATTTACTGCCTTTTTAAGTACAATTAACTGCTCTTTTCGCATTAATCCTATCCCAATAAACAGCACTGACAAAGCAAGGATGACATACTTTAGATTTCTAATATTACATTTATTCATTACTAGCCTCGTTTCCTGCTGCATCAATAAGTTCTATCCTTTCAAGGATGGCCTGGCGGTAATCGTCTTCTGATCTTCCTCCGAAGTGTGGTGTACCAACGGTTTGACCGTTCGAGTCAACAAAGATTGTTGTCGGGAAAATAGTTGTTCGTTCTTGTAGAACTTCATCTATTTTTTCGTCAGGAATCAAAGTCATAAACTCAGCCTCTGCATCCTGCATGACCTCCGCAGCAAATTTAGCATCCTTGCTATCCGCGGCTGTGTCCAAACAAATAGAAATGATGTTACTGTTTTCGGGTCGATTTTGATAAAGCTTTGCAATGTCAGGCATTTCCGCAATACATGGGCTACAACTCGTTACCCAAATATTAACCATAGTAATCTTATAATCTTTAAAACAATCTTCTGAGGTTACTGTTTCTCCTGTAACCGAAATGGTTTTAAATCCCGATAAGTTGATGTCTGTAAATATTTCTGTTTGTTCCTTTTCTTTCTGTGCTTGCTCCTCGGGTGCCAAAATTATTACATCACTTGGACCCTTAAGAAGGAAGAACCCACCTAGTAATACGCCAATACTTATTATTACGGCAAATACAATGCCAACTACTTTAAAAGCTTTTTTCATTTTGATACCTCTTTATAATTATTTTAGAGAAATGTTGTTTCATGAACTATTTCTTCTTTCTATGACGCTTTACAAGATAAGTGATAACTAGGCCGATTCCTGACAGTATTGCAGTAAGCCCAAAAATAAATGAAAGAGGAATCAATGCAAAGGGTTCAACTAATACACCGTCTGCTGAAACATAACTTCCGATAGCCTTAAATGCTACCATACAACCAATGCTTGCAAGAATTGAAAGTAATAACGTACCTAGTAAGAAGGCGGATAGTATATCGCGCTTCCATTTTTTTGATATATTGCTTATTACGCGGATATCCTCAGTATGACTTCCAGCCAAAATTTCGATATCTATTTGCGCCAGCTCTGCTCTACATTGCGGGCAGGTAGATAAGTGGTCCTCAATTATCTTGCGACTGTCTTTACTACATACATTATCGTGATAGAGAGGCAGCAAATCTCTGACAACTTCACAGGTTATACCCATTATAATCTCTCCTTTAGTTTTATTTTAGCTCGATGGTAAGTGACTCTTGCCCAACTTTCCGTTTTCTCAAATAAAGTGGATATCTGCAGAAAAGATAACTCTCCAAATACGCGTAAAGTAAAAACTTCTTTGTAAGGCTCCTCTAAATGATGTAGTGCTTTATGGATTTCTAAAACATTTTCTTTTGTTAATAGCTGCTGTTCAATATCTACTTCATCGACAATATTTTCTGCTTTTGAAAATGCAGTAAATTTCCTTTCCTTTTTGCTAGAACTAAAATAGGAGTTTTTAGCAATTTGACATAGCCAAACATAGAGCTTGCACTTTCCATCAAATTTTTCTATATTTCTTAATGCCTTAAAAAATGTTTCTTGTGTTATCTCTTCAGCAATTGCTTCATTTTTGCTCAATGACAAAACATATTTATATACGTCTTTGAAATAAAGATTGTATATTTGGTCGAAATCAGTCACCCTCTTCACCTCGCTTTCATATATAAGACCGCCAAGCTTTAGATTCGTTACAAACTTTTTTAAAAAATCGGCGTGATATTAAAACATCCCTTCGTTCAAGTTTTTTCTCTGGTGAGATTCTTGACCAAAGGGATGCGCTGTATTGACTTTTACTTAAAATTTTCTGGGGTCTCAAAACGACACACGATCTACATCCTTAGTCTTGCCGGTAAATTTTTTGAGCCTCTTGGCGGGCTTTGTCGTTCGATTTTATTTTAATGTATGCACGCAAAAAAGCCCAGCCTAAACTGAGCTTTTTTGAGGTTGAGAACCCCCGGCATAGCCGGGGGTTCCTGTTTTAGCCTGCAACCAAATTAGGCAGAAATAGAGATAGTGCGGGCCAATATGTAACAATGAGCAGTGCAAGAATTGCGGCAAAAATCAGTGGCCAGACGGCTTTGCAGATCTGTTTTAGAGAGATGTCAGCAATACCGCAGCCGACATACAGATTGACTCCGACGGGCGGCGTAATCAGGCCCAGTGCCAGATTGAAAACCATCAGACAGCCCAAATGGACCAGATTGATATTCAGCGCCTGTGCTACAGGAACCAGGATGGGCACCAAAATATACATCGCGGAATTAGCATCCAAGAAGCATCCGGCGATCAACAGAATAACATTGATCAATAGCAGGAATATGTACTTGTTGCCACCGGATACACCGATAAGCGCACTACTGGCATCTGCTGCAATTCCGGTGACCGTCAGGACATAGGCAAACAAACTGGCTGAACCGACGATTAGCATGACCACCGCTGTCTGTGAGACGCTGTCAATCAACAGCCGCCATACGTCCTTAAGCTTGATCGAGCGGTAAATAAATAGCCCGACGAGCAAACCGTACACAGCGGAAACAGCTGCCGCTTCGGTGGGGGTAAAGAAACCGCCGTAGATACCGCCTAGGATAATAACCGGCATCAGCATTCCCCAAAATGCATCTTTTAGTGCATTCCATCGTTCTGTTGCGCTGGCCTTGGGCAGGAGCAGCAAATTCTGTTTGCGTGTGATTAGCGCAGTACAGGCAATGAGCGCAAAGCCCATCAACAGACCGGGGAGAATGCCGGCAGCAAAAAGCGCACCGACAGATGTACCGGTAATGGAACCGTAAATCACAAATGTGATGGAGGGCGGAATAATAATACCGATGGCACCCGCTGTGGAAACCAATGCAGTTGAATAGTCCTTTTGATAGCCCACGTCGGTCATTGCGGGAATCAAAATTAGACCGAGGGCAGCCACAGTGGCGGGGCCACTGCCGGAGATAGCGGCAAAAAAGCAGGCGACCAAAACGGTAACCATTGCCATACCATTGCGCTTATGCCCGATGACCGTCCGGAAAAACGCAATCAGACGGGAAGAGATACCACTTCGTTCCATAATGTTGCCGCCAAGGATGAAAAAAGGAATGGCGAGCAATACGAACTTGCTTGTTGCGGCATACATGTTGGCTGGAATGACGGAGAGCGGCAAATCTAGAGAGAGCAGTGTCACAATACTGGATATACCTAAAGCCAATGCAATGGGCGTGTTAAGCAACAACATGACAAAGAAAGAACCGAATAAAACCAGTGCGGTCATTTTAAGATTCCTCCTTTTTGCGCGTCTTTTGAATTGCCAGCTGCGCGTAACGGATTATCATGAAAACGCCGCCGACCAAAACCCACATGCCAAATATCCATTCAGGCCACTGCATGCCGGATGTTTTAAGTTGGTTGATATATTCGTTTTTAACCATGCCATATCCATAGTAGGTCAATACAATGCCAAAGAAAACGCCTAGGATATCCGCAAGAAACACCAGAACGTTTTGCACCTTGGCAGGTAAAAGATCCGTGATTGCACTGAGCCCTAGATGTGCGTGACGCTTGGCAGCAACAGCGGCGCCGATCAAACTGAGAATCATCAGTCCGAGCCGTGTCAGTTCCTCAACGAAGGGCATGGACAACAGAAAGATGTAACGTGCAACCACATTGACAAATGTCAAGACCAGCATTGAAAGCAGAATCGCTGCACAAAAGTGGTCCTCAATAGTTAGTAGCAGTTTTTTCATAGGTCGTTTTCCTTCCAATATCAATCCAAGTTTAGGTTGTTATGATTTTAGAATTTGAAAACGTTAAACATTAAAAGCTGCACAAGCATCCGCACCGTAAGCTTCTTTGTACTCATTGATTAAACTGTCGATAGGTGAACGAAATGCGGCAATATCATCAGCGGTCAGTTCGTAAAACTCACAGCCATATTCGTCTTCGCACTTTTTGATCAAATTAGACTCGTTGTTGACGATCTCCTGATTTTCGGCTTTGCAAGCTTCCTCTACACAGTCGCGAATCAGCTGCTGCGTATCTTCGCTCAAAGCGGCGAACTTTTTGCTGTTTGCCATAAAGGTAAAGGCTTCATAGGTGTGTCTGCTGACGGTGAAATACTTTTGAACTTCCTGAATGTTATTTGAAACGCAGGTGCTGATGCTGTTGTCATGGCCGTCGATGGTGCCTTGCTGCAAAGCGGAAAACACCTCGGACCAAGACATTGCCTGGGGGCTGGCGCCGTAGGCTTTGTAGAACGCGCTGAAAAACTCTCCGCCGGGAATTCTCATTTTAAGGCCCTTGAGATCCTCGGGTGTTTTAATCAGGCGCTTGCTGCTTGTCATCATTTTAAAGCCGTTGTGGACGGCGCCGAGATAGGTCAGACCTTTTTCTTGCAGAACAGAGTCGATAAACTCGCCACCTGTTCCCCAGAAAGCATCCTCAGCAGCTTGATAATCGGAGAAAATCCAGGGGAGTGTGCTAACCATCAAACGGTTATCCAAATTGGAAATGATACTGGTGGAATGACAGTCCATATCGACGGTGCCGTCCAAAACCAGTTCCAAGCCCTTGCTCATGTCGCCGCTGGCCAACTGGTCATTGTTATAGACCGTGATCTGAACGGCGCCGTTAGAGCGCTCACTGACCAACTGGGCAATTCTTTTGGCGGTTTTGGTGTCGTTTGCCTGGTCGGTACCGTTGCAACTCATTTTCAACTTAACCTTGTCATAGGTCTTTTCTCCGTCAGCACTGGCGGCGGTCGTACTGCTGCCAACACTCGCACTGCTGCTTGAAGCGTTGCTACACGCACCCAGTGACAAAACTATAGCCGTTGACAGAATCAATGCAATGATCCTTTTCATGTCTGTTCCTCCTCATTTTTCCAATTATAGCAGGCTTTTTGCCTGTTTCACAATGTTTTCGACGGTGATACCGTTCATGTACAATAGGCGCTCATATGGTGCAGACTGACCGAATTGATCTTGTACGCCAATACGGCGGACGATACCGCGACCGCTTTCGGCGACGCATTCCGATATGGCGCTGCCAAGCCCATTTAAGATGTTGTGATCCTCAATGCTCACGATACGACCAATCTCGTCAATGGCCTTCTGCACGGTTACAGTATCTAGCGGTTTGAGTGTATGCATGTCAATGACGCGTGCCTCAATGCCTTCTTTGTGCAGCTGTTCGGCGGCCTTTAATGCCAAATGAACCGTATCGCCGATTGCAAAAAGGGCAACGTCTTTGCCGTCGCGTAACGGAATGGCCTTGCCGATTTCAAAAGATTGGTTTTCGTCATAAACAACAGGAACGGCATCACGAGTAAAGCGCAAAAAAACAGGGCCGTCCCACTCCGCCGCCGCGCGGACAAGCTTTCTAGTAGCATGGTAGTCGGCCGGCATAATGACGGTCATATTGGGGAATGTGCGCAGAACCCCCATATCTTCAATACACTGGTGGCTGGCACCATCATTGGCAGGTGTCAGACCGCCATGTGAACACGCGATCTTGACGTTTAGTTGTGGGTAACACATCTCCTGCCGGATTTGCTCTGCCATACGCAGAGAGCCAAACACCGCATAGGTAACAACGAATGGAATTTTGCCGCTGGCTGCAAGTCCTGCGCCAACGGCGGCGCCGTTTTGCTCGGCAATTCCAACGTTAATGTACTGTTCTGGCAACGCTTCTGAAAATTTGCTGGTCTTACAGGATTTGCCGATATCGATATCCACAACATAAATGTCTTTATTTTCTTGTCCTAGCACGACGATTTCATCGCCGAATCCTTCGCGCGTTGCAATTGTATCACAATTGGTCATTTTAGTCGATCTCCTTTCCAAGCTGCTTCATGGCATTGGCATATTGTTCTGCGTTCGGTGCCATGCCATGCCACTCCGCCTTGTTTTCCATAAAATCGACACCTTTGCCCTTGATTGTGTGAGCGTTGATAAATTTGGGCTTGCCATTGCGGGCCTTGTGAATTTTATCAAACGTATCGAGAATCTCAACCATATTGTGGCCGTCGATCTCATATGTATCAAAACCAAATGCCTGCGCTTTTGTAGTCAGATTGATGTGCGGCATTACCTGATCAGTGGTTCCGTCTAGCTGCAACCCATTATTATCCAGTATCAGCACGTAATTGTCCAACTGGTACTTATACGCAGTCATCATGCCTTCCCAGACAATACCCTCGTCAATTTCGCCGTCACCTACCATGGTGAAAACGCGATAATCTTTGTGATCGCGCTTTCCGGCCAGCGCCATACCGACAGCGCAGGCCGCGCCCTGACCAAGAGATCCGGTGGAGATATCAATTCCCGGACATTTTTTCATGTCGGGGTGACCTTGCAGCATGGAGCCTTCCTGACGCAATGTGTGAAGAACTTCCTCGGGGAAAAAGTGACGGCATCCGAGCGCCGCATAAAGGATAGGGCACACATGCCCTTTTGAAAGAACAAAGCGATCGCGATCCGCCCATTTCGGATTTTCAGGATCGATATTCAGTTCGTGAAAATATAGGGCCGCTATAATATCCGCTGCTGAAAATGACCCACCGGGGTGGCCGGACTGCGCCTCGTAAATCATGGTTAAAGCGATCCGCTTTAATTCCAGCGCACGCGCTGAAAGTTCTTTGATGATCTCTGTACTCATATAAACAAGACACCTCCAAGTTTTGTTTACCGCATAGCTTACACTAAAAAGATACAACGTATATTATATTAACGATCAATGTAGGATGTTATATCTATACCATACACTTGGCCGGTAGGAATGTCAATTGGATTCCTACCGGCCATAAAAAATTTGGTAAAATTTCACCAGTTATATGAACTTTTCCAGTAAAAATAGCTATTTTCTATTGCCTCGTACAATTCTGCTACGTCGGTACCTTGCAGTGCAGCCAATAAATCCTGATGTGTTTTAGCCAGATATTCCTCATCATGCTCTTGGAAGATTCGCCGAATCGTGCGTAAACGGGACTCACGAGTTAAGTCCACAACAACATCGTGTACCTTTATAACCAAGGCATTTTTTGTTGCTCGTGCCATGGCATAGTGGAAACGAATGTCCGCCTCTGCTATCGCTTCAATGTCGGGCGTTTTGCTGCAAATTTTTTGCGATAAGTCCTCACACAGATGCTCAAGTTCAGCCCATTCATTCTCGTCTAGACCCTGCTTTCGTATAAGTTGCATGATTCCAGTTTCAATAATGCGGCGCAGGCCGATTAAATCACGATATGAATCCTCTTTTTGCAAAATAATGCTGTAAAGCATTGGGTTGATTAGTTTTTCGGAAAAGCCGTTGCACACAAATGTACCTTCCGGGCGGCGGATTTCTACAACACCATATGCGCCTAGCACACGGATGGCTTCCCGTACGGTATTTCGCCCGACTTGAAAGGCGGTAACCATCTCAACTTCGGTGGGAAGCTTGTCACCAGGTTTAAGCTCGCCCGAAATAATGGCATCTGTAATTTTATCAATCACTTTTTGAACAACAGATTTATTGTTGATTGGTGTCATTAAACTTTTATTGTCTTCCATATTGTTCACCGTTCATCTTTCTTGTATTTGGATGGAAATAATTTCAACCGTTATCTTTTTGACAATTGATTATATATAGTAATATAATATTCTTTCAGAAAAATAGCAAGTACTAATCATCCTACGTAGTATATAATTTTGTTAAAAAAGTCAAATTTACAAAATTACAACTAAATTTTCACTTGACATTTCACAAATAAAAGCCTATAAATTAATATAGATACATTCAACGTATGATGTTGTAGGGTGTTTACATTATTACGAGGAGTGTCTAATATGCGCGCAGCTTTTATTGAAAAACCGGGTCTGGTTTATTTTACGGATAGGCCGGAACCCCAGCTTGAAAAAAGCGACGATATCAAGATTCGCGTTTGCTACACAGGAATATGCGGGTCTGAGGTGCATGCTTTTGGCGGTGTTCATCCCTTCCGTATTCCACCATTGGTTTCAGGACACGAATTTTCCGGTGTTGTGTCCGAGGTGGGGTCGGCCGTTAAAGATTTTAAGGTGGGTGATCGCGTTACGGCCGATCCGCAGGTCGGCTGTGGAAAGTGCGCTTATTGCCAATCTGGACAATATAATCTTTGCCCGGATAAACGTGTTTTGGGGGCGACCTATTGGTCCGGTTCTTTTGGCGAATATATCGTCACACCGGAACATACGGTGCTACATTTGCCTGAGAGTGTGGACTTTCCCAGCGGCGCACTAATTGAACCTATCGCCGTTGGTATGCATGCTGTTCGCGAAAATGGTATAAGTTCCGAAAAATCCGCTTGCTTTATTGGGTTTGGCCCGATAGGCATGGGGGCATTTTTGTCTGCCCAGTATTTGGGCTGCCAAGATATGTTTGTAACAGATATCAAGGAATATAACCTGGAACTGGCAAGGGCTATGGGCTGCAAAAGCGCCCTTAATCCCGCCAAAACAGATGCGGTTAAGGCTATTCTAGAGGCGACAGACGGCTATGGTGTTGACGTTGTTTTTCTTGGGTTTGCCTCTCTCTCAGCGTTTGAGACCGCATTTCAGGTTGCAAAGCGCGGTGGCACAATCGTGCAGGTAGCGTTACCCACTGGGCCTCTCTCGCTGGATGTTGGTCCGATTCAAGCGAAGGAATTACATATTCGTGGATCGAACATGTATGTGCGCAAGGATTATGAACTGGTGATTGACGCGATATCAAAAGGAATGGATCTCTCACATTTCATTACCGATACTTTCCCGATTGAAGAAGTTGATAAGGCATTTGACATTATTGAAAAACAGGATCATCCGATCGTCAAAACAATGCTGCATTTCTAAGCGATATGTGCATCTTGGATTTTCGAAACACACTGTTTTTTAAGCCTTAATAACAACATAGTCCCTATGCTATAAATCCCCCAATTGTAGGATTAACAAGCCTGCTGTTGGGGGATTTACCTATATTTTTTTATCTTGAGAGCATGTAAAAGAAGCATTTGCAAAAAATATGGGCTTCAACCTAATTAGCCAAAATTGGGCAGGGGTGTCGTATTATAATTTGCACAGGCCTTTCATAGCCTGTCCGTTGTCTATGGTGAAAGTATTTGAAAGTTCTGTTATGATAACCCTCCTTTTGTTTCTTTATCTTGAAAGTATTGAAAGTCATTCTTGAATATGATAATATGCAATTAATATAGATTA from Oscillospiraceae bacterium MB24-C1 includes the following:
- a CDS encoding 4Fe-4S binding protein, producing MKKKANKRHITQLIATVLINGYAAGFANGKIFTGRTKLFCVPVLNCYSCPGALGSCPIGGLQAVLGDRNFKFSFYIIGFIMLFGILFGRLICGFLCPFGFVQDLLYKIKSPKLKIPSRIDKPMRYMKYVILIVFVIALPIIITNQYGMGNPFFCKLICPAGTLEGGIPLLTMNEELKNTIGGLFFWKLSILIVILLSCIVVYRPFCKYLCPLGAMYALFNKFSFYQMTVDKVKCTGCKLCEKNCKMNVQITKNINSTECIRCGECKSICPHGAILSGTKKAKCDSKYCSH
- a CDS encoding transketolase, with protein sequence MSTEIIKELSARALELKRIALTMIYEAQSGHPGGSFSAADIIAALYFHELNIDPENPKWADRDRFVLSKGHVCPILYAALGCRHFFPEEVLHTLRQEGSMLQGHPDMKKCPGIDISTGSLGQGAACAVGMALAGKRDHKDYRVFTMVGDGEIDEGIVWEGMMTAYKYQLDNYVLILDNNGLQLDGTTDQVMPHINLTTKAQAFGFDTYEIDGHNMVEILDTFDKIHKARNGKPKFINAHTIKGKGVDFMENKAEWHGMAPNAEQYANAMKQLGKEID
- a CDS encoding sigma-70 family RNA polymerase sigma factor, with protein sequence MTDFDQIYNLYFKDVYKYVLSLSKNEAIAEEITQETFFKALRNIEKFDGKCKLYVWLCQIAKNSYFSSSKKERKFTAFSKAENIVDEVDIEQQLLTKENVLEIHKALHHLEEPYKEVFTLRVFGELSFLQISTLFEKTESWARVTYHRAKIKLKERL
- the catA gene encoding type A chloramphenicol O-acetyltransferase, which gives rise to MNFNKIDIQNWKRADAFKHYSANIPCTYSMCVNIDITKLLKQIKDKQLKVFPVILYGIAHIVNLHREFRMATDEDGNIGYYEKTNPCFTVFHDETESITDVWTEYNENFKLFYDHYLHDMNSYGNGRATTSKPTQENNLFTVSCIPWVSFTGFNLNLQKGYDYFPPIFTMGKYFSDNQKVLLPLSIQVHHAVCDGFHLARFINELQEWAKEFIL
- a CDS encoding TRAP transporter small permease; its protein translation is MKKLLLTIEDHFCAAILLSMLVLTFVNVVARYIFLLSMPFVEELTRLGLMILSLIGAAVAAKRHAHLGLSAITDLLPAKVQNVLVFLADILGVFFGIVLTYYGYGMVKNEYINQLKTSGMQWPEWIFGMWVLVGGVFMIIRYAQLAIQKTRKKEES
- a CDS encoding DctP family TRAP transporter solute-binding subunit, which codes for MKRIIALILSTAIVLSLGACSNASSSSASVGSSTTAASADGEKTYDKVKLKMSCNGTDQANDTKTAKRIAQLVSERSNGAVQITVYNNDQLASGDMSKGLELVLDGTVDMDCHSTSIISNLDNRLMVSTLPWIFSDYQAAEDAFWGTGGEFIDSVLQEKGLTYLGAVHNGFKMMTSSKRLIKTPEDLKGLKMRIPGGEFFSAFYKAYGASPQAMSWSEVFSALQQGTIDGHDNSISTCVSNNIQEVQKYFTVSRHTYEAFTFMANSKKFAALSEDTQQLIRDCVEEACKAENQEIVNNESNLIKKCEDEYGCEFYELTADDIAAFRSPIDSLINEYKEAYGADACAAFNV
- a CDS encoding TlpA disulfide reductase family protein, which gives rise to MKKAFKVVGIVFAVIISIGVLLGGFFLLKGPSDVIILAPEEQAQKEKEQTEIFTDINLSGFKTISVTGETVTSEDCFKDYKITMVNIWVTSCSPCIAEMPDIAKLYQNRPENSNIISICLDTAADSKDAKFAAEVMQDAEAEFMTLIPDEKIDEVLQERTTIFPTTIFVDSNGQTVGTPHFGGRSEDDYRQAILERIELIDAAGNEASNE
- a CDS encoding TRAP transporter large permease; this translates as MTALVLFGSFFVMLLLNTPIALALGISSIVTLLSLDLPLSVIPANMYAATSKFVLLAIPFFILGGNIMERSGISSRLIAFFRTVIGHKRNGMAMVTVLVACFFAAISGSGPATVAALGLILIPAMTDVGYQKDYSTALVSTAGAIGIIIPPSITFVIYGSITGTSVGALFAAGILPGLLMGFALIACTALITRKQNLLLLPKASATERWNALKDAFWGMLMPVIILGGIYGGFFTPTEAAAVSAVYGLLVGLFIYRSIKLKDVWRLLIDSVSQTAVVMLIVGSASLFAYVLTVTGIAADASSALIGVSGGNKYIFLLLINVILLIAGCFLDANSAMYILVPILVPVAQALNINLVHLGCLMVFNLALGLITPPVGVNLYVGCGIADISLKQICKAVWPLIFAAILALLIVTYWPALSLFLPNLVAG
- a CDS encoding DUF3955 domain-containing protein, with translation MGITCEVVRDLLPLYHDNVCSKDSRKIIEDHLSTCPQCRAELAQIDIEILAGSHTEDIRVISNISKKWKRDILSAFLLGTLLLSILASIGCMVAFKAIGSYVSADGVLVEPFALIPLSFIFGLTAILSGIGLVITYLVKRHRKKK
- a CDS encoding GntR family transcriptional regulator is translated as MEDNKSLMTPINNKSVVQKVIDKITDAIISGELKPGDKLPTEVEMVTAFQVGRNTVREAIRVLGAYGVVEIRRPEGTFVCNGFSEKLINPMLYSIILQKEDSYRDLIGLRRIIETGIMQLIRKQGLDENEWAELEHLCEDLSQKICSKTPDIEAIAEADIRFHYAMARATKNALVIKVHDVVVDLTRESRLRTIRRIFQEHDEEYLAKTHQDLLAALQGTDVAELYEAIENSYFYWKSSYNW
- a CDS encoding transketolase C-terminal domain-containing protein, translated to MTNCDTIATREGFGDEIVVLGQENKDIYVVDIDIGKSCKTSKFSEALPEQYINVGIAEQNGAAVGAGLAASGKIPFVVTYAVFGSLRMAEQIRQEMCYPQLNVKIACSHGGLTPANDGASHQCIEDMGVLRTFPNMTVIMPADYHATRKLVRAAAEWDGPVFLRFTRDAVPVVYDENQSFEIGKAIPLRDGKDVALFAIGDTVHLALKAAEQLHKEGIEARVIDMHTLKPLDTVTVQKAIDEIGRIVSIEDHNILNGLGSAISECVAESGRGIVRRIGVQDQFGQSAPYERLLYMNGITVENIVKQAKSLL